Proteins found in one Gigantopelta aegis isolate Gae_Host chromosome 12, Gae_host_genome, whole genome shotgun sequence genomic segment:
- the LOC121386373 gene encoding uncharacterized protein LOC121386373, giving the protein MLMIPDSVTDPSKCNKRTINNHDFEKRFVAMKDPVKRECMVKPLGKRETYEETKKALDSGSEFIQSLEHWLMPDSPLPKDRVEREIGSMLADFCSDSAVYMLKRATNTQLMRTKRCIVCLWCSGLVGSAQSSRS; this is encoded by the exons ATGCTGATGATACCGGATTCTGTGACAGATCCATCAAAATGCAACAAAAGAACCATTAACAACCATGACTTTGAAAAg CGTTTTGTTGCTATGAAAGACCCAGTTAAACGAGAATGTATGGTGAAGCCGCTTGGGAAAAGAGAAACATACGAAGAAACAAAAAAGGCTTTGGACAGTGGG AGTGAATTCATCCAGAGTTTGGAACACTGGTTAATGCCAGATAGCCCGTTACCGAAGGACCGTGTGGAGAGAGAGATTGGAAGTATGTTGGCCGACTTCTGTTCAGATTCCGCTGTTTACATGCTCAAAAGAG CTACAAACACTCAATTGATGCGAACAAAGCGTTGCATCGTGTGTCTCTGGTGTAGTGGTTTAGTCGGGAGCGCACAGTCCTCTAGA agcTAA
- the LOC121386368 gene encoding uncharacterized protein LOC121386368 → MHLSALLCVLVFVLGVAFASDATEWSFVTTNNNGKRVGVVIGLKRRSMLLIPDEDKTNKRCSTRTINQHDFDTGYVAMKDPVKRSCWLKPLGERETYEETKRIIDSGKEMMQTDENWIIPKRYLKKGQVKREVGSLLADFCSDSDVYMLKRDTLGRTRRSRSCTRNCGICAVAAKHQQ, encoded by the exons ATGCATCTTTCTGCTTTATTGTGTGTTCTGGTCTTTGTGCTCGGAGTTGCCTTTGCCTCAGACGCCACGGAA TGGAGTTTTGTGACGACCAACAACAACGGCAAGAGAGTGGGCGTGGTTATAGGACTCAAGAGACGCAGTATGCTGCTGATACCAGACGAAGATAAAACTAACAAACGCTGCTCCACTAGAACCATCAACCAACACGACTTCGACACG GGTTACGTTGCCATGAAGGACCCAGTAAAGCGATCGTGCTGGTTGAAGCCTCTTGGTGAAAGAGAGACATATGAAGAAACGAAAAGGATCATTGACAGTGGA AAAGAAATGATGCAGACCGATGAAAACTGGATTATCCCTAAAAGATATCTGAAGAAGGGCCAGGTGAAGAGAGAGGTTGGAAGTCTGTTGGCTGACTTCTGTTCTGACTCAGATGTCTACATGCTGAAAAGAG ATACCCTGGGCCGCACTCGACGATCGAGGAGCTGTACCCGTAACTGTGGAATCTGTGCCGTAGCAGCCAAG CATCAGCAGTAA
- the LOC121386361 gene encoding uncharacterized protein LOC121386361 has product MKCLALFCMLVFATAATSASDSTEWHFITTNNNGDKVHASVGLNRRSMLLIPDAVNRPGRCIKRTINQHDFEKRLVAMKDPVKRECWVKPLGKRETYENVKKIIESGNDMVQHSEHWTVPKRSLDKDQVERKVGSLVSDFCSDSDVYMLKRDTLGKLVNLNLNLDSDRHSQCTTTGLSKAVVCAILSVGWSI; this is encoded by the exons ATGAAGTGTTTGGCTTTGTTTTGTATGCTGGTCTTTGCGACTGCAGCGACATCAGCATCCGACTCCACTGAA TGGCATTTCataacaaccaacaacaatgGTGACAAAGTGCACGCCTCCGTGGGCCTGAATCGACGCAGTATGCTTCTCATACCAGACGCCGTCAATCGTCCAGGGAGATGCATCAAGAGAACCATCAACCAGCACGACTTTGAAAAG CGCTTGGTTGCCATGAAGGACCCTGTAAAACGAGAATGTTGGGTGAAACCGCTCGGGAAAAGGGAGACATACGAAAATGTCAAGAAGATCATTGAGAGTGGA aatGACATGGTGCAGCATTCAGAACACTGGACTGTTCCAAAACGATCTCTGGATAAGGACCAGGTGGAGAGAAAGGTCGGAAGTCTTGTCTCGGACTTCTGTTCTGACTCTGATGTCTACATGCTCAAGAGAGATACACTAGGTAAACTAGTAAACCTAAATCTGAACTTGGACTCTGACAGacatagccagtgcaccacaactggtttatcaaaggccgtggtatgtgctatcctgtctgtgggatggagcatataa